In Panicum virgatum strain AP13 chromosome 4N, P.virgatum_v5, whole genome shotgun sequence, a single window of DNA contains:
- the LOC120670378 gene encoding pentatricopeptide repeat-containing protein At4g33170-like, which translates to MGSQTLARGALSVSRTHPPPPTRASTSARVRDQSLSAAAARVLRLEAPAAASSTYLWNRLLALLCSGRGGPGPPVLARRVFDAMPERDAVSHNTLIACLSRAGPGHAAERARAYSRMLREDGVRPTGTTLSALLTVGGGDPASACRGFFQQVHAHAVRLGLCSNAFVGSALVRAYQRCGDADAMFGTFEEIDEPDVVCWNVMIDACTWGGSAWRAVEVLSRMCRGGGVADGFTLASILKACSRGQDLGLGMQLHAWAWKIGSESETATCNALITMYLKCGGRVHSAVNVFDGISEPNIISWTAMIAGLVQNGLAMEAAGFYKHMVRVGEKDNDFCFTTVLSAFSTLASLEHGKMVHCRAMKAGFCFDTILGNALLDMYFKCGSSADAQFVFDTMRAHDVVSWTAMVVGYGRHGEARKAVECFRAMVDGGFRPDGITFLAVLSACSRGGIVDEGLSIFRSMSEDHGIKPEREHCACLVYLLGHAGRLNEAETLIMKMGLQLDTFAWESLLGACGIHGEVELGKRSAEKVMELEPWKDGPYVSLSNMYAEQSQWCEKEMLRGRLDYSNVRKDAALSWFPVSEVN; encoded by the coding sequence ATGGGCAGCCAGACGCTTGCTCGAGGCGCCCTCTCCGTCTCCCGaacccacccgccgccgccgacgcgcgccTCCACCAGCGCCCGCGTCCGCGACCAATCCCtctcggcggccgccgcgcgcgtcctGCGGCTCGAAGCCCCCGCGGCCGCCTCGTCCACCTACCTATGGAACAGGCTGCTCGcgctcctctgctccggccgcgGCGGGCCCGGGCCGCCCGTCCTCGCCCGCAGGGTGTTCGACGCGATGCCCGAGCGGGACGCCGTCTCCCACAACACCCTGATCGCGTGCCTCTCGCGGGCCGGCCCCGGGCACGCGGCGGAGCGAGCGCGCGCCTACTCGCGGATGCTCCGCGAGGACGGGGTCAGGCCCACCGGGACCACCCTCTCCGCCCTCCTTACCGTGGGCGGTGGTGACCCGGCGTCGGCGTGCCGCGGGTTTTTCCAGCAGGTGCACGCCCACGCGGTGCGGCTGGGGCTCTGCTCGAACGCGTTCGTGGGGAGCGCGCTGGTGCGGGCGTACCAGCGGTGCGGGGACGCGGACGCCATGTTCGGCACGTTCGAGGAGATCGACGAGCCGGACGTTGTGTGCTGGAACGTCATGATCGACGCGTGCACGTGGGGCGGGAGTGCGTGGCGTGCTGTGGAGGTGCTGTCCAGGATGTGTAGGGGTGGAGGAGTCGCTGATGGGTTCACGCTGGCGAGCATCCTGAAGGCGTGCTCCCGCGGCCAGGATCTGGGCCTTGGCATGCAGCTGCACGCATGGGCGTGGAAGATTGGCTCGGAGTCAGAGACGGCAACCTGCAACGCTCTCATCACGATGTACCTGAAATGTGGTGGCAGGGTGCATTCAGCTGTCAATGTCTTCGATGGAATCTCTGAGCCAAACATAATTTCTTGGACGGCCATGATTGCCGGGTTAGTGCAGAATGGCCTTGCCATGGAAGCAGCTGGCTTTTACAAACACATGGTGAGGGTTGGAGAGAAGGATAATGACTTCTGCTTCACTACCGTGCTCTCAGCATTCAGCACCCTTGCGAGTCTGGAGCATGGCAAGATGGTGCATTGTCGCGCCATGAAGGCTGGGTTTTGTTTTGATACGATCCTCGGGAACGCCCTTCTTGACATGTACTTCAAGTGTGGCAGCTCTGCAGATGCTCAATTTGTCTTTGACACAATGCGAGCACACGATGTGGTGTCATGGACAGCTATGGTGGTCGGGTATGGGCGGCATGGTGAGGCCAGAAAAGCTGTTGAATGCTTTAGAGCAATGGTTGATGGTGGATTTAGGCCAGACGGCATAACATTTCTTGCTGTCCTTTCTGCCTGTAGCCGAGGAGGTATTGTGGATGAAGGACTTAGCATTTTTCGCTCCATGTCTGAGGATCATGGAATTAAGCCAGAAAGGGAGCATTGTGCATGCTTGGTGTATCTGCTAGGCCATGCTGGTAGGCTAAATGAAGCAGAAACATTGATTATGAAGATGGGTTTGCAACTTGATACATTTGCATGGGAGTCACTTCTGGGTGCTTGTGGAATACATGGAGAAGTTGAGCTCGGGAAGAGGTCAGCAGAGAAGGTCATGGAGCTGGAGCCTTGGAAGGATGGGCCTTATGTTTCGCTGTCGAACATGTATGCTGAACAATCCCAATGGTGTGAAAAGGAGATGTTGAGAGGGAGGCTTGACTACAGCAATGTCCGGAAAGATGCTGCTCTCAGCTGGTTTCCAGTTTCAGAAGTAAATTAA
- the LOC120670642 gene encoding protein GET1-like isoform X1 — MSLAAIFVFLLVSAVQMLECVLDLARRRGSISDDQLKLRMEITQLLKEASALSTPSTFAQAAKLKRLAAAKEKELAKIQDLNIKGKQSLHEQYDKVLLISKVLIYGVLILWFWRTPVTTVPKHLLQPFGRLFSWRGVDAATGRVVIEKSLSGHSNYKVGILPWLFLTSRVSKLLSEKLAPIFLHP; from the exons ATGTCCCTGGCGGCCatcttcgtcttcctccttGTCTCCGCGGTGCAGATGCTCGAGTGCGTCCTCGATCTTGCAAGAAGG AGGGGATCAATTTCTGATGATCAGCTCAAACTACGGATGGAGATCACGCAACTTCTCAAGGAGGCTAGTGCGTTATCCAC GCCCTCGACGTTTGCGCAGGCGGCAAAACTCAAGAGATTGGCTGCTGCTAAAGAGAAGGAGCTGGCAAAGA TACAAGATCTGAACATTAAAGGGAAGCAATCTTTACACGAACAATATGACAAAGTTTTGTTGATCAGCAAG GTTCTAATCTATGGTGTGCTCATTCTGTGGTTTTGGAGGACTCCTGTAACTACTGTTCCTAAGCACCTTCTCCAGCCCTTCG GAAGGTTGTTTTCCTGGAGAGGTGTAGATGCTGCTACAGGCCGTGTTGTG ATTGAGAAGTCTCTCTCGGGTCACTCCAATTATAAG GTTGGGATTCTCCCATGGCTATTTTTGACCTCTCGTGTCAGCAAGCTGCTGAGTGAGAAACTTGCGCCCATATTTCTGCatc cttag
- the LOC120670641 gene encoding uncharacterized protein LOC120670641: MALSSTEERKTAAEIVAALDLQRHPDGGFYLETFRDPSIFLPTAALPPRYKVDRAVSSAIYFLLPAGEIARLHRIPCAETWHYYLGEPLTVFEVHDDGQIKITVVGPDLRQGQRPQYTVPPNVWFGAFMTCDIESFTEDGSVFVKAPGRDPVVHYSFVGVTCAPAFQFEDNELATREDMKALAPKAEAFINYLVPS; the protein is encoded by the exons ATGGCGCTCTCGAGCACGGAGGAGAGGAAGACGGCGGCGGAGATCGTCGCCGCGCTGGATCTGCAGCGCCACCCCGACGGAGGCTTCTACCTGGAGACCTTTCGCGACCCCTCCATCTTTCTCCCCACCGCCGCGCTTCCGCCGCGCT ATAAGGTGGACCGAGCTGTGAGCAGCGCCATCTATTTCCTACTGCCTGCTGGGGAGATTGCTCGGTTGCACCGCATCCCTTGTGCTGAAACCTGGCACTACTACCTAGGAGAGCCTCTCACG GTATTTGAGGTGCATGATGATGGACAAATCAAGATAACAGTGGTTGGTCCTGATCTACGACAAGGCCAGAGACCACAGTACACGGTTCCTCCAAACGTATGGTTCGGGGCCTTCATGACCTGTGACATTGAGTCCTTTACTGAAGATGGAAGTGTCTTTGTCAAGGCTCCTGGAAGAGACCCTGTGGTGCATTATTCCTTTGTTGGCGTAACCTGTGCTCCAGCGTTCCAGTTTGAGGACAATGAACTGGCAACGCGTGAGGACATGAAAGCTTTGGCTCCAAAGGCTGAAGCTTTCATCAATTACCTTGTACCATCTTAA
- the LOC120670642 gene encoding protein GET1-like isoform X4: protein MSLAAIFVFLLVSAVQMLECVLDLARRRGSISDDQLKLRMEITQLLKEASALSTPSTFAQAAKLKRLAAAKEKELAKIQDLNIKGKQSLHEQYDKVLLISKVLIYGVLILWFWRTPVTTVPKHLLQPFGRLFSWRGVDAATGRVVVGILPWLFLTSRVSKLLSEKLAPIFLHP, encoded by the exons ATGTCCCTGGCGGCCatcttcgtcttcctccttGTCTCCGCGGTGCAGATGCTCGAGTGCGTCCTCGATCTTGCAAGAAGG AGGGGATCAATTTCTGATGATCAGCTCAAACTACGGATGGAGATCACGCAACTTCTCAAGGAGGCTAGTGCGTTATCCAC GCCCTCGACGTTTGCGCAGGCGGCAAAACTCAAGAGATTGGCTGCTGCTAAAGAGAAGGAGCTGGCAAAGA TACAAGATCTGAACATTAAAGGGAAGCAATCTTTACACGAACAATATGACAAAGTTTTGTTGATCAGCAAG GTTCTAATCTATGGTGTGCTCATTCTGTGGTTTTGGAGGACTCCTGTAACTACTGTTCCTAAGCACCTTCTCCAGCCCTTCG GAAGGTTGTTTTCCTGGAGAGGTGTAGATGCTGCTACAGGCCGTGTTGTG GTTGGGATTCTCCCATGGCTATTTTTGACCTCTCGTGTCAGCAAGCTGCTGAGTGAGAAACTTGCGCCCATATTTCTGCatccttag
- the LOC120670642 gene encoding protein GET1-like isoform X2 — MSLAAIFVFLLVSAVQMLECVLDLARRRGSISDDQLKLRMEITQLLKEASALSTPSTFAQAAKLKRLAAAKEKELAKIQDLNIKGKQSLHEQYDKVLLISKVLIYGVLILWFWRTPVTTVPKHLLQPFGRLFSWRGVDAATGRVVIEKSLSGHSNYKVGILPWLFLTSRVSKLLSEKLAPIFLHP; from the exons ATGTCCCTGGCGGCCatcttcgtcttcctccttGTCTCCGCGGTGCAGATGCTCGAGTGCGTCCTCGATCTTGCAAGAAGG AGGGGATCAATTTCTGATGATCAGCTCAAACTACGGATGGAGATCACGCAACTTCTCAAGGAGGCTAGTGCGTTATCCAC GCCCTCGACGTTTGCGCAGGCGGCAAAACTCAAGAGATTGGCTGCTGCTAAAGAGAAGGAGCTGGCAAAGA TACAAGATCTGAACATTAAAGGGAAGCAATCTTTACACGAACAATATGACAAAGTTTTGTTGATCAGCAAG GTTCTAATCTATGGTGTGCTCATTCTGTGGTTTTGGAGGACTCCTGTAACTACTGTTCCTAAGCACCTTCTCCAGCCCTTCG GAAGGTTGTTTTCCTGGAGAGGTGTAGATGCTGCTACAGGCCGTGTTGTG ATTGAGAAGTCTCTCTCGGGTCACTCCAATTATAAG GTTGGGATTCTCCCATGGCTATTTTTGACCTCTCGTGTCAGCAAGCTGCTGAGTGAGAAACTTGCGCCCATATTTCTGCatccttag
- the LOC120670642 gene encoding protein GET1-like isoform X3: MSLAAIFVFLLVSAVQMLECVLDLARRRGSISDDQLKLRMEITQLLKEASALSTPSTFAQAAKLKRLAAAKEKELAKIQDLNIKGKQSLHEQYDKVLLISKVLIYGVLILWFWRTPVTTVPKHLLQPFGRLFSWRGVDAATGRVVVGILPWLFLTSRVSKLLSEKLAPIFLHP, encoded by the exons ATGTCCCTGGCGGCCatcttcgtcttcctccttGTCTCCGCGGTGCAGATGCTCGAGTGCGTCCTCGATCTTGCAAGAAGG AGGGGATCAATTTCTGATGATCAGCTCAAACTACGGATGGAGATCACGCAACTTCTCAAGGAGGCTAGTGCGTTATCCAC GCCCTCGACGTTTGCGCAGGCGGCAAAACTCAAGAGATTGGCTGCTGCTAAAGAGAAGGAGCTGGCAAAGA TACAAGATCTGAACATTAAAGGGAAGCAATCTTTACACGAACAATATGACAAAGTTTTGTTGATCAGCAAG GTTCTAATCTATGGTGTGCTCATTCTGTGGTTTTGGAGGACTCCTGTAACTACTGTTCCTAAGCACCTTCTCCAGCCCTTCG GAAGGTTGTTTTCCTGGAGAGGTGTAGATGCTGCTACAGGCCGTGTTGTG GTTGGGATTCTCCCATGGCTATTTTTGACCTCTCGTGTCAGCAAGCTGCTGAGTGAGAAACTTGCGCCCATATTTCTGCatc cttag
- the LOC120669068 gene encoding pollen receptor-like kinase 3: MAPSPHRLLSLFVATIAAALPAAAVAAENNNMPVAEALVKLKKSFTNSSSLSSWLITDKDGDKHPCAPGSHEWHGVVCSGGKVTGLRLSGLDLGGTIDVDALASFPSLRSVSFAGNNFSGPLPAFHQLKALKSMYLSDNHFSGPLPEGFFANLSHLKKLWLDGNQLNGSIPASVAQATSLLELHLDRNDFTGELPPAPPPTLKSFDVSENDLEGVVPEPFRRFDASRFAGNEYLCFVPTSAKSCKREQAVAAPDSSHRRVAMVLATLLVVAVVALCACSSQPSSSRNMERLEEKPPAAYMVKQASTQQPQKRSVSWLGRRAGSSLGFGHRRSASAAKVDDLSSRSAGDLVMVNNSKGTFGLADLMKAAAEVIGSGGLGSAYKAVMANGVAVVVKRSRDMNRATKDAFQAEMKRLGAVRHANLLPPLAYHYRSDEKLLVYEYIPKGSLLYVLHGDRGMDYAALDWPMRLKVAAGVARGMACLHTELAGHEVPHGNLKSANVLLAPDFEPLLVGFGYSGLINHMQSPHTVFARRAPECVAGHPVSAKADVYCFGIVLLELLTGKFPAQYLQNAKGGADLVMWATSAMAEGFESDLFDPAIMAAWKFALPDMKQLMKVAVDCVEVDPEKRLEMKAVAARVEEVVATALATVRESGGGSEDAASRSSRAAYVREGSIQRITSVGERSSRRGSSDYSYGIS, translated from the coding sequence ATGGCCCCGTCTCCTCatcgcctcctctccctcttcgTCGCCACCATTGCCGCAGCGCtcccggcggccgccgtcgccgcggagaACAACAACATGCCCGTCGCAGAGGCGCTGGTGAAGCTCAAGAAGTCCTTCACCAACTCCTCGTCGCTCTCGTCGTGGCTCATCACCGACAAGGACGGCGACAAGCACCCCTGCGCGCCCGGCTCCCACGAGTGGCACGGCGTGGTGTGCTCCGGCGGCAAGGTCACGGGCCTCCGCCTCAGCGGCCTCGACCTCGGCGGCACCATCGACGTCGACGCGCTCGCGAGCTTCCCGAGCCTCAGGTCCGTCTCCTTCGCCGGGAACAACTTCTCCGGCCCGCTCCCCGCCTTCCACCAGCTCAAGGCGCTCAAGTCGATGTACCTCTCCGACAACCACTTCTCCGGCCCGCTCCCCGAGGGATTCTTTGCCAACCTCAGCCACCTAAAGAAGCTATGGCTCGACGGCAACCAACTCAACGGCTCCATCCCGGCGTCCGTCGCGCAGGCCACgtccctcctcgagctccacctCGACCGCAACGACTTCACGGGGGagctcccgccggcgccgccaccgacgcTCAAGTCGTTCGACGTGTCGGAGAACGACCTCGAGGGCGTCGTGCCGGAGCCGTTCCGGAGGTTCGACGCCAGCAGGTTCGCCGGCAACGAGTACCTCTGCTTCGTGCCGACCAGCGCCAAGTCGTGCAAGCGCGAGCAGGCTGTGGCGGCGCCCGACTCGTCGCACAGGCGGGTCGCCATGGTGCTCGCCACGCTGCTCGTCGTGGCCGTGGTCGCACTGTGCGCTTGCAGCAGCCagcccagcagcagccgcaacaTGGAGCGCCTCGAGGAGAAGCCGCCCGCGGCGTACATGGTCAAGCAGGCGTCGACTCAGCAACCGCAGAAGCGGAGCGTGTCGTGGCTCGGGAGGAGGGCAGGCTCGTCGCTGGGCTTCGGACACCGGCGGTCGGCCTCCGCCGCCAAGGTGGACGATCTGAGCAGCCGGTCCGCCGGGGatcttgtcatggtgaacaacaGCAAGGGCACCTTCGGGCTCGCCGACCTgatgaaggcggcggcggaggtgatcGGGAGCGGCGGCCTCGGGTCGGCGTACAAGGCAGTGATGGCCAACGGCGTGGCCGTCGTGGTCAAGCGCTCCCGCGACATGAACCGGGCGACCAAGGACGCGTTCCAGGCCGAGAtgaagcggctcggcgcggTGCGGCACGCCAACCTGCTGCCGCCACTGGCCTACCACTACCGCAGCGACGAGAAGCTCCTCGTCTACGAGTACATCCCAAAGGGCAGCTTGCTGTACGTCCTCCACGGCGACCGGGGCATGGACTACGCGGCGCTCGACTGGCCGATGCGGCTCAAggtggccgccggcgtcgcgcgCGGCATGGCGTGCCTTCACACGGAGCTGGCCGGCCACGAGGTACCCCACGGCAACCTCAAGTCGGCCAACGTCCTCCTCGCCCCGGACTTCGAGCCGCTCCTCGTCGGCTTCGGCTACTCCGGCCTCATCAACCACATGCAGTCCCCGCACACCGTGTTCGCGCGGCGCGCCCCCGAGTGCGTCGCCGGTCACCCGGTGAGCGCCAAGGCCGACGTCTACTGCTTTGGCATAGTCCTCCTCGAGCTGCTCACCGGCAAGTTCCCGGCGCAGTACCTCCAGAACGCCAAGGGCGGCGCGGACCTCGTCATGTGGGCGACGTCGGCCATGGCCGAGGGCTTCGAGAGCGACCTGTTCGACCCGGCCATCATGGCCGCGTGGAAGTTCGCCCTGCCGGACATGAAGCAGCTCATGAAGGTGGCGGTCGACTGCGTCGAGGTGGACCCGGAGAAGCGGCTGGAGATGAAAGCGGtcgcggcgagggtggaggaggtggtggcgacGGCGCTCGCCACGGTgagggagagcggcggcggcagcgaagaCGCGGCCAGCAGAAGCTCGCGCGCCGCGTACGTGCGAGAGGGGTCGATACAGCGGATCACAAGCGTCGGCGAGCGGTCGTCGCGGCGAGGCAGCAGCGACTACTCGTACGGCATCTCGTGA